The proteins below come from a single Pseudomonas sp. MYb118 genomic window:
- a CDS encoding Hcp family type VI secretion system effector: MAIPAYMSIVGKKQLLITENASTFESVGQNYQRGHEDEVMIQSVRHNIIIPYDPQSGQPTGQRVHNPFVVTKTFDRSSPLLQVALAEGELLTEVVINWYRPTAEGGRLKYYTTTLEDAILVSMTNIMYDCQDATKSQYSHVEELQFSYRKIYWDHLISGTTGEDDWRVPKN, translated from the coding sequence ATGGCAATACCTGCGTACATGTCCATTGTTGGCAAGAAACAATTACTGATCACCGAGAATGCCTCGACCTTCGAATCGGTTGGCCAGAACTATCAAAGGGGTCATGAGGACGAGGTCATGATTCAATCTGTCCGCCATAACATCATCATCCCGTATGACCCACAATCCGGCCAACCAACAGGTCAACGGGTGCACAATCCGTTCGTGGTCACCAAGACTTTCGACAGGTCCTCGCCGCTTCTGCAAGTCGCCCTGGCCGAAGGCGAACTGCTCACCGAAGTGGTGATCAATTGGTATCGTCCCACAGCAGAAGGTGGTCGTCTCAAGTACTACACCACGACATTGGAGGACGCGATCCTCGTGTCCATGACCAACATCATGTACGACTGCCAGGACGCGACCAAGTCGCAATACTCCCATGTGGAAGAATTGCAATTCAGCTATCGCAAAATTTATTGGGACCACTTGATTAGTGGAACCACCGGCGAAGATGATTGGCGCGTACCGAAAAACTAA
- a CDS encoding FtsX-like permease family protein, with protein sequence MRIFYQTLRALLSHWRRHPVQLFSVLTGLWLATGLLTGVQALNSQARDSYARASQMIGGEPQASLSAPGGGTFSQNVFIELRRMGWPVSPVLQGRVTLKGHEDQRLQLMGIEPVSLPAGSAVAGQTMAIERIVEFFSPPGATWISPQTLQALGLREGERPASVNGVSLPPLQVQADMAPGVLLVDIGFAQQILQLPEQLSRLLLPKDFTSALPDQFKGQLQLKSSGEENNLSRLTESFHLNLDALGFLSFVVGLFIVHAAIGLALEQRRGLLRTLRACGVSARRLIICLAVELGILALIGGIAGVVSGYLLASVLLPDVAASLRGLYGAEVPGQLSLSPWWWLSGVGLGLFGALLAGANSLLRAARLSLLALADPQAWHQAHARWLRRQGWVATLAGVIALLALAFGNSLASGFVLMASLLIGAALALPVVLNGLLNMLLQRRRSVLGQWFLADCRQQLPALSLALMALLLALAANIGAGSMTAGFRQTFNDWLEQRLTAELYVNPQNPAQSRELFTWLKQQPSVSAVLPNWQVTIQLQGWPADVFGVIDHPSYRQHWPLLEALGDNPWKRLAEDDTLMLSEQLARRLDVRLGEHLTLPTPTGPWSPRIVGIYADYGNPKGHILVNADHLLRGWPQLTPNRFNLRIEPALIPAFLNTLQARFSLDDSRIVDQARLKGWSTQVFERTFAATAALNSLTLGVAGVALFISLLTQSQSRLGQLAPLWALGVTRRQLMLLNLGQTWLLAVLTLVLALPLGIALAWCLDAVINVQAFGWRLPLRVFPLQLMQLMGLALLATLLASAWPLYSLYRTQPADLLRTFAHED encoded by the coding sequence GTGCGGATTTTTTACCAGACGCTACGGGCACTGCTCAGCCATTGGCGGCGGCATCCGGTGCAACTGTTCAGCGTGCTGACCGGGCTGTGGCTCGCCACGGGGCTGCTGACCGGTGTGCAGGCGCTGAACAGTCAGGCGCGGGACAGTTATGCCCGGGCCAGCCAGATGATCGGCGGCGAACCCCAGGCCAGTCTCAGTGCGCCCGGCGGCGGGACGTTTTCCCAGAATGTGTTCATCGAGCTGCGACGGATGGGCTGGCCGGTGTCGCCGGTCTTGCAGGGGCGGGTGACGCTCAAGGGCCATGAGGATCAGCGTCTGCAACTGATGGGGATCGAGCCGGTGTCGTTGCCGGCCGGCTCTGCGGTAGCGGGGCAAACCATGGCGATCGAGCGGATTGTCGAATTTTTCAGCCCGCCGGGCGCGACCTGGATTTCGCCGCAAACCCTGCAGGCCCTGGGGCTCAGGGAAGGGGAACGACCTGCCAGCGTGAACGGTGTGTCGCTGCCACCCCTTCAGGTGCAAGCCGACATGGCCCCCGGCGTATTGCTGGTGGACATCGGCTTTGCCCAGCAGATTCTCCAACTGCCGGAGCAGTTGTCGCGACTGCTGTTGCCCAAGGACTTCACCTCAGCCTTGCCGGATCAGTTCAAGGGCCAACTGCAACTCAAAAGCAGCGGCGAGGAGAACAACCTGTCGCGGCTCACCGAGAGCTTTCACCTGAACCTCGATGCCCTGGGGTTTCTTTCTTTTGTCGTGGGTTTGTTCATCGTCCATGCGGCGATCGGGCTGGCCCTCGAACAACGCCGCGGCTTGCTCCGGACCCTGCGTGCCTGCGGCGTCAGCGCGCGCCGCTTGATCATTTGCCTGGCTGTCGAACTGGGTATTCTGGCGCTGATCGGCGGTATCGCCGGTGTGGTCAGCGGCTACCTGTTGGCCAGCGTGCTGTTGCCGGATGTCGCCGCCAGCCTGCGCGGGTTGTATGGCGCCGAAGTGCCGGGGCAGCTGAGCCTGAGCCCGTGGTGGTGGCTCAGCGGAGTCGGCCTGGGGCTGTTCGGCGCATTGCTGGCCGGAGCGAACAGCCTGTTGCGTGCGGCACGCTTGTCGTTGCTGGCGCTGGCCGATCCGCAAGCCTGGCATCAGGCGCATGCGCGCTGGTTGCGGCGTCAGGGTTGGGTTGCAACGCTGGCCGGCGTGATCGCACTTCTGGCGTTGGCTTTCGGCAACAGTCTGGCCAGTGGTTTCGTGCTGATGGCGTCGTTGCTGATCGGTGCCGCGCTGGCATTGCCGGTGGTGCTCAATGGGTTGCTCAACATGCTGTTGCAGCGCCGTCGCTCAGTGCTCGGCCAATGGTTTCTCGCCGATTGCCGCCAGCAATTGCCGGCGCTGAGCCTGGCGTTGATGGCGCTGCTGCTGGCACTGGCCGCGAACATCGGCGCGGGTAGCATGACCGCGGGTTTTCGCCAGACCTTCAACGACTGGCTCGAGCAGCGGCTGACCGCCGAACTGTACGTCAACCCGCAAAACCCGGCGCAGTCCCGGGAGTTGTTCACCTGGCTCAAACAACAGCCATCGGTCTCGGCGGTGCTGCCCAACTGGCAGGTGACGATCCAGTTGCAGGGCTGGCCGGCGGATGTGTTCGGCGTGATCGACCACCCGAGCTATCGCCAGCATTGGCCGTTGCTCGAAGCCCTCGGTGATAATCCCTGGAAGCGGCTGGCCGAGGACGACACCCTGATGCTCAGCGAGCAACTGGCCCGGCGCCTCGACGTCCGTCTGGGTGAACACCTGACGCTGCCCACGCCGACCGGTCCGTGGTCGCCGCGCATCGTCGGTATCTATGCCGATTATGGCAATCCCAAGGGGCACATCCTGGTCAACGCCGATCACCTGCTGCGCGGCTGGCCGCAACTGACGCCCAATCGCTTCAACCTGCGTATCGAGCCGGCTTTGATACCTGCGTTCCTCAACACCTTACAGGCCCGTTTCAGCCTCGACGACAGCCGCATCGTTGACCAGGCGCGACTCAAGGGCTGGTCCACCCAGGTGTTCGAACGCACGTTCGCGGCCACGGCCGCGTTGAACAGCCTGACCCTCGGTGTTGCTGGCGTGGCGCTGTTCATCAGTCTGCTGACCCAGAGCCAGAGCCGTCTTGGCCAACTCGCACCCCTGTGGGCGCTGGGCGTGACGCGCCGCCAGTTGATGTTGCTCAACCTCGGGCAAACCTGGCTGCTGGCGGTATTGACGCTGGTGCTGGCGTTACCGCTGGGCATCGCGCTGGCATGGTGCCTGGACGCCGTGATCAACGTGCAGGCCTTCGGCTGGCGCCTGCCATTGCGCGTGTTTCCATTGCAACTGATGCAGTTGATGGGGCTGGCCCTGTTGGCGACCCTGCTGGCGTCGGCGTGGCCGCTGTATTCCCTGTATCGCACGCAACCGGCGGACCTGCTGAGGACCTTTGCCCATGAGGATTAA
- a CDS encoding type 1 glutamine amidotransferase domain-containing protein, giving the protein MKILMVLTSHDQLGDTGKKTGFWLEEFAAPYFAFKDAGAQLTLVSPKGGQPPLDPKSDEPDAQTAATDRFRKDSAAQSALASTALLSSVRADDYDAVFYPGGHGPLWDLAEDKASIALIEALYKAGKPVAMVCHAPGVLRHVKGTDGQPLVKGKRVTGFTNSEEDAVQLTHVVPFLVEDMLKDKGGIYSKAADWASYVVEDGLLLTGQNPASSEATAEALLAKLK; this is encoded by the coding sequence ATGAAAATCCTGATGGTTTTGACGTCCCACGATCAATTGGGTGACACGGGTAAGAAAACCGGCTTCTGGCTGGAGGAATTTGCCGCACCGTACTTCGCGTTCAAGGACGCCGGCGCGCAACTGACGCTGGTTTCGCCCAAGGGCGGCCAGCCGCCGCTGGACCCCAAAAGCGATGAACCGGATGCCCAGACTGCGGCCACGGACCGCTTCCGCAAGGACTCGGCGGCCCAGTCCGCGCTGGCGTCCACCGCGTTATTGAGCAGTGTGCGGGCCGACGATTACGATGCGGTCTTCTATCCGGGCGGCCATGGCCCGCTGTGGGATCTGGCTGAAGACAAGGCTTCGATCGCATTGATTGAAGCGTTGTACAAGGCGGGCAAGCCAGTGGCGATGGTTTGTCATGCGCCGGGTGTGTTGCGGCATGTGAAGGGGACGGACGGCCAGCCGCTGGTCAAGGGCAAGCGGGTGACGGGCTTCACCAACTCCGAGGAGGACGCGGTGCAATTGACCCATGTGGTGCCATTTCTGGTGGAGGACATGCTCAAGGACAAAGGCGGGATCTACTCCAAGGCCGCTGACTGGGCAAGTTACGTGGTCGAGGACGGATTACTGCTCACCGGCCAGAACCCGGCCTCGTCCGAAGCAACGGCCGAGGCCCTGCTGGCAAAACTCAAATAA
- a CDS encoding lipocalin-like domain-containing protein, with product MRIKLAVVGLLMLLVSGCDDSKPEEKGFAGLGGEAAAFTQVVPGRTFSFPADHGVHEGFRIEWWYVTANLKDDQGQEFGVQWTLFRSALKATPEVAGWGAQTIWLGHAAVTSATAHHAAERYARGGVGQAGVTVQPFNAWIDDWQFSSQAEGLDDLQLRARGKGFSYALTLATSHAPVLQGDQGFSQKSEQGQASYYYSQPFFQASGTLEIDGKAYQVSGPAWLDREWSSQPLTANQSGWDWFSLHLDSGEQVMLYRMRQHEGEPYLTGTWIDAQGHTELLHGAEISLTPQGYETVAGRSMPVRWSIRIPAKQLDLTTTALNPKAWMDLRIPYWEGPVRLNGSHAGQGYLEMTGY from the coding sequence ATGAGGATTAAGCTCGCGGTGGTGGGGTTGCTGATGCTGCTGGTGAGCGGCTGCGATGATTCTAAACCTGAGGAAAAAGGCTTTGCGGGCCTGGGGGGTGAAGCCGCCGCCTTCACCCAGGTGGTGCCGGGGCGCACGTTCAGTTTTCCTGCCGATCACGGCGTCCATGAGGGCTTTCGCATCGAGTGGTGGTATGTCACCGCCAACCTCAAGGACGATCAGGGGCAGGAGTTCGGTGTGCAATGGACGCTGTTTCGCAGTGCGTTGAAAGCCACGCCGGAAGTGGCCGGGTGGGGCGCCCAGACCATCTGGCTCGGCCACGCCGCAGTGACCTCGGCGACCGCGCACCACGCTGCCGAACGTTATGCCCGCGGTGGCGTCGGCCAGGCCGGGGTGACCGTGCAGCCCTTCAATGCCTGGATCGACGACTGGCAGTTCAGTAGCCAGGCAGAAGGGCTGGACGATCTGCAACTCAGAGCTCGGGGCAAGGGATTCAGCTATGCGCTGACACTGGCGACCAGCCATGCACCGGTCTTGCAGGGCGACCAGGGCTTCAGCCAGAAATCCGAACAGGGCCAGGCGTCGTACTACTACAGCCAACCGTTCTTCCAGGCCAGCGGCACCCTGGAAATCGACGGCAAGGCCTATCAGGTCAGTGGCCCGGCATGGCTCGACCGTGAATGGAGCAGCCAGCCCCTGACCGCCAATCAGAGCGGTTGGGACTGGTTTTCCCTGCACCTGGACAGCGGTGAACAGGTCATGTTGTACCGTATGCGCCAGCACGAGGGCGAACCTTACCTCACCGGCACCTGGATCGATGCGCAGGGGCACACCGAGCTGTTGCACGGCGCTGAAATCAGCCTCACACCGCAAGGTTACGAGACCGTCGCCGGGCGCTCGATGCCGGTGCGTTGGTCCATCAGGATTCCCGCCAAACAACTCGACCTGACCACCACGGCGCTGAACCCCAAGGCCTGGATGGACCTGCGGATTCCCTATTGGGAAGGGCCCGTGCGCTTGAATGGCAGCCATGCGGGGCAGGGGTATCTGGAAATGACCGGTTATTGA